Proteins found in one Odocoileus virginianus isolate 20LAN1187 ecotype Illinois chromosome 10, Ovbor_1.2, whole genome shotgun sequence genomic segment:
- the COA4 gene encoding cytochrome c oxidase assembly factor 4 homolog, mitochondrial, whose translation MSAQGHAWSRQVKKEDEEEDPLDQLISRSGCAASHYAVQECMAQHQDWRQCQPQVQAFRDCMSAQQARRREELQRLKEQSSAHH comes from the coding sequence ATGTCAGCCCAAGGCCATGCCTGGTCCCGACAGGTGAAGAAGGAGGATGAAGAAGAGGACCCGCTGGACCAGCTCATCTCCCGCTCAGGCTGTGCCGCTTCCCACTATGCAGTGCAGGAGTGCATGGCCCAGCACCAGGACTGGAGGCAGTGCCAGCCACAGGTGCAGGCCTTCCGGGACTGCATGAGTGCACAGCAGGCGAGGCGGCGGGAGGAGCTGCAGAGGCTGAAGGAGCAAAGCAGCGCCCACCACTGA